A single genomic interval of Rhodopseudomonas palustris harbors:
- a CDS encoding ABC transporter substrate-binding protein encodes MFCALRLSAVVLFVGALLSSAFAAEPVTIRIGTPDQSAGPTPSGGMGIVTYIAGKQLLEQEFAKDGIKVEWTFFKGAGPAVNEALANKQLDVVYLGDLAAIIGRANGLATRFLVPVRGNNAYLAVPLDSDVKKVEDLKGKRVTVFKGTAYQLVLDRAPAKAGLSERDLQVVNLDWSAASAALAAKQLDGNWAGLQAVTLQEKGLARIALSARDLGREFTVQSGFLAREEFIAAHPDLVQRLVTVVVKAQRDLSQSDHLEDFIIFASQRSGIPASLGRTEYGGEDLKFRFSPLIDEFVIDGLRVGVAQAKELSLVRKTFDVGPWFEPRFVDKAVEDLGLKSYWPRYDKSGQPLGQ; translated from the coding sequence ATGTTTTGCGCGTTGCGGCTGTCCGCGGTTGTGCTGTTTGTCGGCGCTCTGTTGTCTTCGGCGTTTGCGGCGGAGCCGGTGACGATCCGCATCGGCACGCCTGATCAGAGCGCCGGGCCGACGCCGTCCGGCGGCATGGGGATCGTCACCTACATCGCCGGCAAGCAGTTACTTGAGCAGGAGTTCGCCAAAGACGGCATCAAAGTCGAATGGACGTTCTTCAAGGGTGCCGGTCCCGCGGTCAACGAAGCACTGGCGAATAAGCAGCTCGATGTCGTCTATCTTGGCGACCTCGCCGCGATTATCGGCCGCGCCAACGGTCTGGCGACGCGCTTCCTGGTGCCGGTGCGCGGCAACAATGCTTACCTCGCGGTACCACTCGACTCCGACGTCAAGAAGGTCGAGGACCTGAAGGGTAAGCGTGTCACCGTGTTTAAGGGGACCGCCTATCAGCTCGTGCTCGATCGGGCGCCGGCCAAAGCGGGGCTGAGCGAGCGTGATCTGCAGGTCGTCAACCTGGATTGGAGCGCGGCGTCTGCTGCGCTAGCCGCCAAGCAGCTCGACGGCAACTGGGCCGGCTTGCAGGCGGTGACGCTGCAGGAGAAGGGGCTGGCGCGGATCGCGCTGAGCGCTCGCGATCTAGGCCGCGAGTTCACGGTTCAGAGCGGATTCCTTGCCCGGGAGGAATTCATCGCGGCACATCCCGATCTCGTCCAACGGCTCGTCACTGTGGTGGTCAAGGCACAGCGCGATCTGTCGCAGTCGGACCACCTCGAGGATTTCATCATCTTTGCGTCGCAGCGCTCCGGCATTCCGGCCTCGCTCGGCCGCACCGAATACGGCGGAGAGGATCTGAAGTTTCGGTTCTCGCCGTTGATCGACGAGTTCGTCATCGACGGGCTTCGCGTTGGCGTCGCGCAGGCGAAGGAACTGAGCCTGGTCCGAAAGACCTTCGACGTCGGCCCGTGGTTTGAGCCGAGGTTCGTCGACAAGGCGGTCGAAGACCTTGGGCTGAAGAGCTACTGGCCGCGTTACGACAAATCCGGGCAGCCGCTGGGGCAATGA
- a CDS encoding flagellar hook-length control protein FliK: protein MVNASPDVAASTPAPAPRTQARNERSSHTDNFAALVDSNTAAYDKASSAPRPDTRASSSASDDRNTSRSSRTDRSGATDRSRSRDSSDDSRRADNAASSDPTKPDTKTTDTTSGDKTSTAKSDKADGTKSAKDDKSAGVTKDTDAKSADQADSKDAGATPPVTITPNATALIAAQVTTAATGPNAEGDAAGTANGTPLAIAAAAALKAKADAGTATTQTAPTDQTGTAEAAQTGVAADPKLAALAAQANGAKADAKTGTKTDGTAKSEAKGEATTTTTAAQAAAAQAATANATTGTPVPPQPGQTTPDGQPAGDAKLAHALAGAVDDASPKGSSSHLKPDAALPQAQAQADANTMLPQTPIAVPQHLQPAATNGVNAAAASQLTATNAANAPVPVEGLAVEIATRAKGGATRFDIRLDPAELGRIDVRIDVDRHGQVTSHLTVEKPETLQMLRQDQTQLQRALDDAGLKTGDGGLQFSLRDQSSSGQQGQQQESGRRSQRLVVSQDELPPTPVASRGYGRMLGASGGVDIRI from the coding sequence GTGGTCAACGCATCGCCAGACGTCGCAGCCAGCACGCCCGCCCCCGCGCCTCGCACCCAGGCGCGCAACGAGCGGTCGTCGCATACGGACAATTTCGCCGCACTCGTGGACAGCAATACCGCCGCCTACGACAAGGCCAGCTCGGCGCCGAGGCCGGACACGCGCGCCTCGAGCAGCGCCTCGGACGACCGAAACACCAGCCGCAGCTCCCGCACCGACCGCAGCGGTGCGACGGATCGCAGCCGCTCCCGCGACAGCAGCGACGACTCCCGCCGCGCCGACAACGCCGCGTCGTCCGACCCGACCAAGCCGGACACCAAGACCACTGACACCACCAGCGGCGACAAGACCAGTACGGCGAAGAGCGACAAGGCCGACGGCACCAAGTCTGCCAAGGACGATAAGTCTGCCGGCGTCACCAAGGATACCGATGCCAAGAGCGCCGACCAGGCGGACAGCAAGGACGCCGGCGCGACCCCGCCGGTGACAATCACGCCGAATGCGACCGCGCTGATCGCAGCCCAGGTCACGACCGCCGCGACCGGCCCGAACGCCGAGGGCGACGCTGCCGGAACCGCGAACGGCACGCCACTGGCGATCGCCGCCGCCGCGGCGCTGAAGGCCAAGGCCGATGCCGGCACGGCGACGACGCAGACCGCCCCCACCGATCAGACCGGCACCGCTGAGGCCGCCCAGACCGGGGTTGCGGCCGATCCGAAACTCGCCGCGCTGGCGGCCCAGGCCAATGGCGCCAAGGCCGATGCCAAGACCGGCACCAAGACCGACGGGACAGCCAAGTCAGAAGCCAAGGGCGAGGCCACGACCACAACGACGGCCGCGCAAGCCGCGGCTGCGCAGGCGGCGACCGCCAACGCCACCACCGGAACGCCGGTGCCGCCGCAGCCCGGCCAGACCACGCCCGACGGTCAGCCGGCCGGAGACGCGAAGCTCGCCCACGCGCTCGCTGGCGCCGTCGACGATGCCTCGCCGAAGGGCAGCTCCTCGCACCTGAAGCCGGACGCGGCGCTGCCGCAGGCCCAGGCGCAGGCCGATGCCAACACCATGCTGCCGCAGACCCCGATCGCCGTGCCTCAGCATCTGCAGCCGGCCGCGACCAACGGCGTCAACGCGGCTGCCGCCTCGCAGCTCACCGCCACCAACGCCGCCAACGCGCCGGTGCCGGTCGAAGGGCTCGCGGTCGAGATCGCCACCCGCGCCAAAGGCGGCGCGACCCGCTTCGATATCCGTCTCGATCCGGCCGAGCTCGGCCGTATCGACGTGCGGATCGACGTCGATCGCCACGGCCAGGTGACGTCGCATCTGACGGTGGAGAAGCCCGAGACGCTGCAGATGCTGCGTCAGGATCAGACCCAGTTGCAGCGCGCGCTCGACGACGCCGGTTTGAAGACCGGCGACGGCGGCCTGCAGTTCAGCCTGCGTGACCAGTCCTCGTCCGGTCAGCAGGGCCAGCAGCAGGAGAGCGGCCGCAGGTCGCAGCGGCTGGTGGTTTCGCAGGACGAACTGCCGCCCACGCCGGTCGCGAGCCGCGGCTACGGCCGCATGCTCGGTGCGAGCGGCGGCGTCGATATTCGAATCTGA
- a CDS encoding ABC transporter permease gives MSSDVVASGDYPPRGAAVAGFRTLPRFGVPAWLRSSALLGLVVPVALLALWSVAAERHWMSSQVLPTPALVWQTASELLADNLLSNLVISLQRLLFGFTLAALAGGFLGGAMGLSRRVEAAVYPTFIALVQVPTLAWIPFLMMVLGLGEALKVVVIIKAVVTPVVIYTHVGVRDVDPKLLEATRILRLGFFRRLGSVILPAALPAFLTGLRLGLAQGWTSLVAVELLASSEGIGFLMVWGRQLFQLDVVFVCILVIGIVGLVMDRGLNVVDRAAVRWPRPALAEHRTARGGYRLLSWLFPAGLLAAWAAASASGAISPTMLPSPAAVLSVLGHGLADGSFESAMGLSLQRAFIGLALGASSGFVVGLAMGLNRPLDRLFNGTLAALRLVAIFAWIPLLTAWVGLGEASKITFVAIASFFPMQLAAYRGVATLSPHLIEASWTLRLGGIDRLRCLVLPGIAPSVFAGLRLALLQCWIGTMGAEYFMPSGGGIGSLMIGAQQMFRTDVVLAAMVMIGVVAALLNAIGSRIEARATRWRSA, from the coding sequence ATGAGTAGCGACGTCGTAGCCAGCGGAGACTACCCACCGCGCGGAGCGGCCGTTGCAGGATTCCGCACGCTGCCACGGTTCGGTGTGCCGGCCTGGCTGCGGTCCTCGGCGCTGCTGGGGTTGGTGGTGCCGGTCGCCTTGTTGGCGCTGTGGAGCGTCGCAGCGGAGCGGCACTGGATGTCGTCGCAGGTGCTGCCGACTCCGGCTTTGGTGTGGCAGACAGCGAGTGAATTGCTTGCGGACAATCTGCTGTCGAACCTCGTGATCAGTTTGCAGCGTCTGCTGTTCGGCTTCACGCTCGCGGCTTTGGCCGGCGGCTTTCTTGGCGGCGCGATGGGGCTCAGTCGGCGTGTCGAGGCGGCGGTCTATCCGACCTTCATCGCGTTGGTGCAGGTGCCGACGCTTGCCTGGATTCCCTTCCTGATGATGGTGCTCGGCCTCGGCGAGGCGCTGAAGGTCGTCGTCATCATCAAGGCGGTGGTCACCCCGGTGGTGATCTACACCCATGTCGGCGTCCGCGATGTCGATCCGAAGCTGCTCGAGGCCACACGCATTCTACGCCTCGGTTTCTTTCGACGTCTGGGCAGCGTGATCCTGCCGGCAGCGCTGCCGGCGTTTCTCACCGGGCTGAGGCTCGGACTGGCGCAGGGCTGGACCTCACTGGTCGCCGTTGAGCTGCTGGCGTCCTCGGAAGGCATCGGCTTCCTGATGGTGTGGGGCCGGCAGCTGTTCCAACTCGACGTGGTGTTCGTCTGCATCCTGGTGATCGGCATCGTCGGTCTGGTGATGGACCGCGGGCTCAATGTCGTCGATCGCGCCGCAGTGCGCTGGCCGCGTCCGGCCCTGGCGGAACACCGCACCGCGCGCGGCGGATATCGTCTGCTGTCATGGCTCTTCCCGGCGGGACTGCTGGCTGCATGGGCCGCCGCGAGCGCTTCGGGTGCTATCAGTCCGACAATGTTGCCATCGCCGGCGGCGGTGCTGTCGGTGCTCGGCCACGGTCTCGCCGATGGATCGTTCGAAAGCGCGATGGGCCTCAGCCTGCAACGCGCGTTCATCGGCCTCGCGCTCGGCGCCAGCAGTGGCTTTGTAGTCGGTCTGGCGATGGGTCTGAACCGCCCACTCGACCGTTTGTTCAATGGCACGCTCGCGGCGCTGCGGCTGGTCGCGATTTTCGCGTGGATTCCGTTGCTGACCGCCTGGGTCGGGCTGGGCGAAGCGTCGAAGATCACTTTCGTGGCGATCGCCAGCTTCTTTCCGATGCAACTGGCGGCCTATCGCGGCGTCGCGACGCTGTCCCCGCATCTGATCGAAGCGTCGTGGACGCTGCGGCTCGGCGGAATCGACCGGCTGCGCTGCCTGGTGCTGCCCGGCATCGCTCCTTCTGTGTTTGCCGGACTGCGGCTGGCGCTGCTGCAATGCTGGATCGGCACGATGGGCGCCGAGTACTTCATGCCCTCTGGGGGAGGCATCGGCAGCCTGATGATCGGCGCCCAGCAGATGTTCCGGACCGACGTGGTGCTTGCTGCGATGGTGATGATCGGCGTGGTCGCCGCGCTGCTCAACGCGATCGGCAGCAGGATCGAAGCTCGCGCAACCCGTTGGAGATCAGCATGA
- a CDS encoding flagellar hook capping FlgD N-terminal domain-containing protein, protein MSVDSTTATTPYSAPNPNYSADSAKSKTSSTPGIADNFQTFLTLLTTQLKNQNPTDPLDTNQFTQQLVQFAGIEQQLKTNDSLSSLVQLQTTAQATQAMSLVGANAIVDGSKVQMTKGNAIWSLSTDKPVSAQVSIQSDTGQTVYSGKFTINAGKDQAFKWDGRGNDGTQWPDGNYKLSIVATDASGKTATVSTQIQGTIDSVDLTQTPPKLSIGGQNFSLDQINKLVRANSTATSM, encoded by the coding sequence ATGTCCGTCGATTCCACAACCGCGACTACGCCGTACTCGGCCCCAAATCCGAACTACTCCGCCGACAGCGCCAAGTCCAAGACCAGCTCGACCCCGGGCATCGCGGACAATTTCCAGACCTTCCTGACGCTGCTGACGACGCAGCTCAAGAACCAGAACCCGACCGACCCGCTGGACACCAACCAGTTCACCCAGCAGTTGGTGCAGTTCGCCGGCATCGAGCAGCAGCTCAAGACAAACGACTCGCTGAGCTCGCTGGTGCAGCTGCAGACCACCGCACAGGCGACACAAGCGATGAGCCTCGTCGGCGCCAACGCCATCGTCGACGGCAGCAAGGTGCAGATGACCAAAGGCAATGCGATCTGGTCGTTGTCGACCGACAAGCCGGTCAGCGCCCAGGTTTCGATTCAGAGCGACACCGGCCAGACGGTGTATTCCGGCAAGTTCACCATCAATGCCGGCAAGGATCAGGCGTTCAAATGGGACGGCCGCGGCAACGACGGCACCCAATGGCCGGACGGCAACTACAAGCTGTCGATCGTCGCCACCGACGCGTCGGGGAAGACCGCCACGGTCTCCACCCAGATCCAGGGCACGATCGACTCCGTCGATCTCACCCAGACGCCGCCAAAACTGTCGATCGGCGGCCAGAATTTCTCGCTCGACCAGATCAACAAGCTGGTCCGGGCCAACAGCACCGCCACCTCGATGTGA
- the mnmA gene encoding tRNA 2-thiouridine(34) synthase MnmA: protein MLNSLDLEGRPQDTRVVVAMSGGVDSSATAALLKAQGYDVVGITLQLYDHGEAIHRKGACCAGQDIHDARAVAERIGIPHYVLDYESRFRESVIDSFADSYASGETPVPCIECNRSVKFRDLLATARELGASALATGHYVSSRRLDDGSRALVCAADRDRDQSYFLFATTREQLQFLRFPLGDMTKPQTRELARQFGLSVADKHDSQDICFVPTGRYTDVVERLKPNAMEPGDIVDVDGRVLGQHPGIVHFTVGQRRGLGIASRSPLYVLRLDAAQRQVVVGPREALLMDRIVLRDINWIGDGSLDDVIGDGLELFVRVRSTRAPQPAWLRAANGGYEVELVVGEEGVSPGQACVFYDAAEGQARVLGGGFIKSAAPRRFEGGREQIEAPALAAARG from the coding sequence ATGCTCAACAGTCTGGATCTCGAAGGCCGGCCGCAGGACACCCGCGTCGTGGTCGCGATGTCCGGCGGCGTGGATTCCTCGGCGACTGCCGCGCTGCTCAAGGCGCAGGGCTACGACGTCGTCGGCATCACGCTGCAGCTCTACGATCATGGCGAGGCGATCCATCGCAAGGGCGCCTGCTGCGCTGGGCAGGACATTCACGACGCCCGCGCGGTCGCCGAGCGGATCGGCATTCCGCATTACGTGCTCGACTATGAAAGCCGGTTTCGCGAGTCGGTGATCGACAGCTTTGCCGACAGCTACGCCTCCGGCGAGACGCCGGTGCCGTGCATCGAATGCAACCGCTCGGTCAAATTCCGCGACCTGCTCGCCACCGCGCGCGAGCTCGGCGCCTCGGCGCTGGCGACCGGTCACTACGTGTCGTCGCGTCGCCTCGATGACGGATCGCGGGCACTGGTCTGCGCCGCCGATCGCGACCGCGACCAAAGCTACTTCCTGTTCGCGACCACCCGCGAACAGCTTCAATTCCTGCGCTTCCCGCTCGGCGATATGACCAAGCCGCAGACCCGCGAGCTGGCGCGGCAGTTCGGCCTGTCGGTTGCCGACAAGCACGACAGCCAGGACATCTGCTTCGTGCCGACCGGCCGCTACACCGATGTGGTGGAGCGGCTGAAGCCGAACGCGATGGAGCCGGGCGACATCGTCGATGTCGACGGCCGCGTGCTCGGCCAGCATCCCGGTATCGTGCATTTCACCGTCGGCCAGCGCCGCGGACTCGGCATCGCGTCGCGCTCGCCGTTGTACGTGCTGCGGCTCGATGCGGCGCAGCGACAGGTCGTGGTCGGCCCGCGCGAAGCGCTGCTGATGGACCGCATCGTGCTGCGCGACATCAACTGGATCGGCGACGGGTCACTCGACGACGTGATCGGCGACGGCCTGGAGCTCTTCGTCCGGGTGCGCTCGACGCGGGCCCCGCAGCCGGCCTGGCTGCGCGCGGCGAACGGAGGCTACGAGGTCGAACTCGTGGTCGGCGAGGAGGGCGTGTCGCCGGGGCAGGCCTGCGTGTTCTATGACGCGGCCGAGGGCCAGGCGCGCGTGCTCGGCGGCGGCTTCATCAAGAGCGCTGCGCCGCGCCGGTTCGAAGGTGGGCGCGAGCAAATCGAGGCGCCGGCGCTGGCCGCCGCGCGCGGCTAA
- a CDS encoding class I SAM-dependent methyltransferase encodes MANDIDRAGVAKAYARWAPIYDLVFGKVFDSGRQSTIAVADAIGGRVLDVGVGTGLSLSDYSKTTRLCGVDISEPMLRKAHERVRTLNLSNVDVLAVMDAKNLAFPANYFDAVVAQYVITAVPDPEATLDDFIRVLKPGGELILVNHIGAESGPRKLFELAFSPIARRLGWRPEFPWQRLVNWAARHGGVELAERRPMPPMGHFSLIRYRKL; translated from the coding sequence ATGGCGAACGACATCGATCGCGCGGGCGTGGCGAAAGCCTACGCGCGCTGGGCGCCGATTTACGATCTGGTTTTCGGCAAAGTGTTCGACAGCGGCCGGCAATCGACCATCGCGGTGGCCGATGCGATCGGCGGACGGGTGCTCGACGTCGGCGTCGGCACCGGGTTGTCGCTGTCGGATTATTCGAAGACCACGCGGCTGTGCGGTGTCGATATTTCCGAGCCGATGCTGCGCAAGGCGCATGAGCGCGTCCGCACGTTGAACCTTAGCAATGTCGACGTGCTCGCCGTGATGGACGCCAAGAACCTGGCGTTTCCGGCCAATTACTTCGACGCCGTCGTGGCGCAATACGTCATCACCGCGGTGCCGGACCCGGAAGCCACGCTGGACGATTTCATCCGCGTGCTGAAGCCGGGCGGCGAGCTGATCCTGGTCAACCACATCGGCGCCGAGAGCGGCCCGCGCAAGCTGTTCGAACTGGCGTTCTCGCCGATCGCGCGCCGGCTCGGTTGGCGGCCGGAGTTTCCGTGGCAGAGGCTGGTGAACTGGGCGGCGCGTCATGGCGGGGTGGAACTTGCCGAGCGTCGGCCGATGCCGCCGATGGGCCACTTCTCCCTGATCCGCTATCGCAAACTGTGA